A region of the Amycolatopsis sp. cg13 genome:
TAGATCGGACGGTCCGGCAGGTGTGCCGCCAGACCGAGGTAAGGCAGGCTCAGGCCGAGTCCGGCGTGCAGGCAGAACAGCGGCGGGTTCGACCCGGTCGGGCGGATCGGCAGCACCGGTGCGAACGGGTCCGGCAGGTCTGCCAGGTCGGGTTCGGCTCGTTCGGCTAGCGCGGCCAGGCGTTCGATGCTGCCGTGGGTCAGGACATCGGCCACGGTCAGCCGCAGTCCGGCTCGGCGGGCTAGCGCGACCAGGCGGACGGACTGCAGGCTGTTGCCGCCCAGTTCGAAGAACCCGGTCTGGACGTCGACGTCAGCAATGCCGAGGGTGTCCGCGAAAGCAGCTCGCAGCAGTTCGACGGTTTCGCTCGTGTCCTGGTGGGTTTGCGCGGTGGGAGCGGGCAACGCGGCGCGGTCCAGGGATCCGTCCGGGGCGACGGGGATGGCGTCCAGTTCGGTGAACGAGGTCGGGATCAGGTAATCGGGGAGTTCGGCTGCCAGTGCTTCCCGCAGGGCGAGCGGGTCGACGCCGCGTTCCCATTGCGGGACGACGTAGGCGATCAAGTCGTCCTCGGCGATGACGACGGCTGCGGCGACCGAGGGCTGGCGATGCAGGGCCGCTTCGATTTGCCCGAGCGGGATCGCGAAGCCGCGGACCTGGGCCTCGCGGATCACTTCGACCGTTCCGTCCAAGCGGAGACGGGCGGGGAGGCCGGTGGGTGCGCCAGCCACGTACAGCTCCCCTCGGCCACCGCGGGGCACTGCTTGCCGACTCGGGTCGAAGACGTCGGCGCGGCTGTGCGCGAACGAGCGTCCGTTGACCAGCGAAAGCCAACCGGACGCCGCGGTGCCCTCGCAGTTGAGTGCGCCGTCGAGAAATGCTTCGCCGAAGTTCAGCACCCGGGTGCCCGGTCGCAGCGCGAGCATCTTCGCGATGCTCGGGGTCACGACCACGACGCTCGGGTCCACCGACGAGGCGAGTTCCGCGATCTCGGCGGCAGGCGCGACGGTCACCACCGCGCCGACGTGCAACGCGGCCAGCACGACCGGGAACGCGAACTCAGTGTCCGGTGCCAGGACGCGATCGCTGGCCGTGAGCGGCAATTCGGTCAGCAGGGCAGCGATTGTCGCGGCCAGGGAGGCTCGGCTGAAGACCGCTTCTCCGCGATACGCCAACTCCGCCCCGGACAGTGACACCTCAAGGTCGGTGTCGGCGAATCCGGACAAGTCCGCGGGGATTGTGCAGCGAGACGGCCCGCTCGGCGTCCAGGCTGCGCCGACGGCGAGGACGGCGAAGATCGCTGCCCAGCGGTCGCGGCCCGGCGGCAGGTCGACGGTCACCGTCTCCCCCGGACCCGCGCCCTGCTCCCGCAAGGCCCGAGCCAGTCGGTTGGTTTGCTCGCGCAGACCGATGTCCCCTGGAACCAGCAAGCCGTCGGGAACCTCGGGGGCCGACGCGGCTGAGGTGGCCCGCTCGACGGAAGTGCGCAGGTCGATCCGGCTCAGCGGCTGCGCGGGATCGTCGGCGGCGGCCGTCAGGAGGAGCGTCAGCCGGTCGACGAGGAGCTGCGCGGCTTCCGCGGTAAACGCGTCGGCGTTGTACTCGAGCGTGCCTTCCAGACCGCGTTCTCCCTTGTGCTGGCCGAGCTGGAAGGTCAGGTCGAACTTGAACTTCTTGTGTGTCGGGGCCAGCAGTTCGGGCCGCGCGGTCAGGCTGCCGAGACTGACTTCGGAGGGCGGCACGTCGTAGAAGGACAGCAGCACCCCGAACAACGGCTGCCGCGACATCGACCGGGCCGGTTGCGTCGCCTCCAGCAGCCGTTCGAAGGGCAGGTCCTGGTGGGCGTAGGCGGCGAGGTCGGCGTCGCGGACCCGCGCGACCAGGTCGGCGAAGTGCGGGTCGCCGCTGGTGTCGGTGCGCAGGACGAGCGTGTTGACGAAGAAGCCGACGAGGTCGTGCACGGCTTCGTCCGGACGTCCGGCGACCAGGCTGCCGAGCGGGATGTCGGTTCCCGCACCGAGGCGGGTGAGCAGCGTCGCCAGCGCGGCCTGGACGACCATGAACAGACTCGCCCCTTGCTCGTGCGCGAGTCGCGCGAGGCCCCGGTGCACGGCGGACGGCACCTCGAACTCGATGGTTCCGCCGTGGTAGCCCGCTGAGGCACGGCGGGGCAGGTCGACCGGCAATGCCAGTTCGCCCGGCATTCCGGCGAGCGATTCCCGCCAGTGCTTCAGCAGGCGGGCGGATTCACCGTCCTTGGTGTCGTCCAGGAGGGAGTGTTGCCAGACCGAGTAATCCGCGTACTGGGCGGGCAGTTCTGTCCACTCTGGGGTCTTTCCGGACCGCCGGGCCTCGTAGGCGGTGGCGAGGTCGCGAGCGAGCACGTCGACGGACCAGGCGTCTCCGGCGATGTGGTGCAGCACCAGCAGGAGGATGTGATCGCCGTTCCCGGCGGGGCCGAAGAGCTTGCTGCGCAACGGAAGGTCGGTGGCCAAGTCGAATCCGCGGGCGACTTCTTCGTCCAGAGCTGTCATCAGGTCAGTGGGCATCGGCGCGGTGCGCAGGGACTCCCCCGCGTCGAGGACGCGCTGGTACGGCACGCCGTCGGTGTCCGGGAAGACGGTGCGGAGGATTTCGTGGCGTGCGGTCAGATCGTCGACGGCCGTGGCGAGCGCCGCGCGGTCCAGCTCTCCGGACAGGCGCACGGCGAGGGGGATGGTGTACCCGCCGTGTTCGCCTTCGAGCCGGTTGAGGAACCACATTCGCTGCTGGGCATACGACAGCGGCAGCGGATCGGGCCGGTCCAGTTTGCGGAATGCCGCCCGTGCTTGGCCCGCGGACGCGAGCCGTCCGGCCAGTGCGGCGACAGTGCGGGCCTCGAAGAGGTCCCGCAGCGGCAGTTCGACGTTCAGTTCCGATCGGATCCGGCTGACCAGCGCGGTGGCCAGGAGGGAATGGCCGCCTAGTTCGAAGAAGTCGTCGTCGATTCCGGCTTCGGCCAGGCCCAGCACCTCGGCGTAGAGTCGGGTCAACTGCTCCTCGACCGGGGTGCGAGGGCCGCGTTTCTCTTGTCCGGTCAGGTTTTCCGGTGCGGGCAGGGCTTTGCGGTCGACCTTGCCGTGCGCGGTCAGCGGGAGCCGGTCGAGTACGACGATCGCGCTGGGCACCATGTACGCGGGCAGCAGTTCGGCCAGCTGAGCCTGCAGGTCCTCGGGGCGCGCGGTGCCCGCGACATAGCCGACCAGGTGCCGGTTGGTCGCGTCGGAGCCCTGCACAATGACTACCGCGTCGGTGACGGATTCCTGGGCGAGGAGACCGGCTTCGATCTCGCCGAGTTCGATGCGGTGACCGCGGATCTTGACCTGGAAGTCCCGCCGTTCCACGAACTCCAGCGCGCCATCAGTCCGACACACCACGCGGTCACCGGTCCGGTACATCCGGGTGCCCGGCTCGCCGAACGGGTCGGCCACGAACACCGAGCCCGTCTTGACCGGATCGCCGACGTAACCGCGGCCGACGACCAAGCCGCCGACGTACAACTCCCCTGCTGCGCCCGGCGGAACCGGCCGCAGCTCGTCGCCCAGCACGTACAGCCGGGTGTTCCGTACCGGGAGGCCGATCGGGACCCGCAGGCCCTGTGCATCGTCCACACTGGACAGAACGGCGTGGGTCACGTCGTCGGAGCATTCCGTCGGGCCGTAGGCGTTCACCATCGGGATGTTCGGGAAGTACTCGAACCACCGCACGCACAGGTCCGGCGGCAAGGCCTCGCCGGTGACGACCAGCCAGCGCAGACCGTCCAGGTTCGGCGGGCTGCCTGCGTCCCAGAAATCCAACGCCGCGCGCAGCAGCGAGGGCACGACTTCCAGCACCGACATGCCCAAGCCGAACAGCGCGTCCGGATCAGCCGCCGTCTCCCGGCTCACCGCGCGGACTTGAGCGCCGACCATCAGGGGCGCGAGCATCTGCCACACCGACACGTCGAACGTCAGCGGGGCGTTCTGCACCAGCACATCCGACGGCTTCAGGGCCAGGTCTTCCACCTTGGCCAGCAGGTGGTTGACCATTCCCCGGCGAGTAACCATCGCACCCTTCGGACGGCCGGTGGAGCCGGACGTGAAGATCAGGTACGCGACATCGTCGTCAGCACCGACGACTGGAGCCAGTTCGGTGTCGACCACGCCGTCCAGCTCGATGACGTCCACCGGCAGACTGGCCGCCAGCTCGCGGAACTCCGGCGCCGCGATCACGCACGCCGCGCCGCTGTCCTCCACCAGGCCTTGCAGGCGAGCGAGCGGCACCGTCGGATCCAGCGGCACATACGCGCCGCCTGCGCCCAGGACACCGAGAACCGCTGAAATAAAGCCAATACCGGGACCGGCGAGCACACCCGCCACTCGCCCCGGAGACAAGCGCCTAGACAGCGCCGAGGCCAGTCCTACCAGTTCCGCATAACTCACGGATCCGGAGTCATCAACGACCGCCACAGCGTCCGGGGCCTGTGTGCGCACCCGCTCGACCACGCCCGCACCGACCGGACCGGGCGTGCCCAGCAGGAAGGCCTCCGAGGGTTCGGCCACCACGTCGATCCGGCCGAGCAGGCGGTCCGAGTCGCCGAGCACTGTGTCGAGCAGCGCCTGGAACTGCTGCGCCAGCGCGTGGACGCGGTCGTCGCCGAAGGCCTCGCGGAGGTAGTCGAAGCGGAAGACGAGGGAGCCGCGCGGTTCCACGACGAGGCTGAGCGGGTAATGGCGCGAATCGAGCGTCACCGCGTCGACCACGCGGACGTCCTCGCCGAGTTTCACCAGCGGGCCGCCGTCGCCGGCGGGGACGTTCTCGAACACCACTGCGGTGTCGAAGAGTTCGCCGCTGTCCGGGATGGCTCCGCTCAGTTGCGCCTGCCCGATGTGCTGGTAGGAAACCATTGCGGCTTGTTGCTGGCCCAGTTCGGCGAGCAGTTCGCGGACCGGGCGAGCGGGGTCGAGGCGAGCCCGCACCGGAACCGTGTTCACGAACATGCCGACCATCGTTTCGACGCCGGGCAGTTCCGCCGGACGTCCGGAAGCCACCGCACCGAAGACCACGTCCTGCTGGCCAGCCAACCGGCCGACCAGAATCGCCCAGCACGCTTGCACGATCGTGCTGACCGTCAGCTCGTGTTCCCGTGCCCACGCGTACAGGTGCGCAGTGTCGCTTTCGGACAGTACTAACTCGACAGTCGCGGGCAGGTTCGCGGCGGCAGGCAGGTCTGGCGCTACGCGGGTCGGACCGGGCAAGCCGTCGAGCAGGTCCTGCCAGGCTTTCCGACCAGCTTCCTGGTCTTGGCGGGACAGCCAGGCGAGGTAGTCGCGCATCTGCGGCACCGCAGGCAGTTCGGCCGTTGCGCCGCGCGCGTAGAGCTGCGCCAGCTCGTCGATGAGGATGGGCACCGACCAGCCGTCCGTGGCGATGTGGTGTGCGCTCCACAGGAACCGGTAGCGCTCGGCGGCGACCCGGATCAGGGTGAAGCGCACCAGCGGCGGGCGGGCGAGGTCGAAGCGGCGCAACCGGTCTTCCTCGACCAGCCGCTGCAGCTCCGCCACGCGACGGTCCTCCGGCAGCACGGTCAGGTCGATTTCGGTCCACGGCAGCTCGACCGATTCGGCGACCAGCTGCACCGGTTCCCCGTTGCGGCGACGCCGGAAGTATCCGCGCAGGGCGGTGTGCCGGGTCAGCAGCGTGGCGCAGGCGTCCCGGACGGCGGCGGTGTCGAGCGGTCCTTCGAGGTCGGCGATTGCTTGCACAGCATAGAAATCCACCCCCTCGGCGTCCAGTTCGGCGTGGAAGAGCATGCCCTGCTGCAACGGCGCGAGCGGAAGCACTTCCTCGACCGGACCGACCCGCAGCTCGTCCAGTTCTTCCGGTTCGAGTTCGACCAGGGCAACGGATTCAAGCGCAACCTCGTCCCCCGCCGGAACCGCGTTCTCCGCGATCGCCGCAGGGGTGCGGGCTTCCAGCAGGTCGCGTGGGGTGATGATCAGCCCGGCTTTGCGCGCGCGGCTGACCACCTGGATCGAGCTGACGCTGTCGCCGCCGAGTGCGAAGAAGTTGTCGTCGATGTAGACCTTGGGCACTGTTAGCACTTCGGCCAAGACGTCGCACAGGATGGCCTCGACGGCATTGCGCGGGGCTCGGCCGACCGCCTCGGCGGCGAAATCGGGCTCTGGCAACGCTTCCCGGTCAACTTTGCCGTGCACGGTCAACGGCATCGCGTCCAGCACGACCATCGCGGGCGGCACCAGGTAGTCCGGCAGCCGCTGCTGCAGTTCGCTTCGCACCGAAGGGATGTCGACCGGCTCCGTCCCGACCAGGTACCCGGCGAGCCGCTTGGTCCCGGCGTCGTCGGTGCGGACGACCACGACCGCGTCCGCGATCTCGGGCAGTTCACGCAAGGTGGCTTCGATTTCGCCGAGTTCGATGCGGTGGCCGCGGATCT
Encoded here:
- a CDS encoding amino acid adenylation domain-containing protein, producing the protein MTAVETSLPLSTAQTDVWFDEQLSGGGLAYAMADYLDISGDLDVTAFVEAFRLLTDEAECFRARFFEVDGEPRQVVEPLTELPVRFLDLSGEADPEAAALAWMHEDLARPFSVSDFPLFRAALLTLGPRRRFWYLTTHHLVGDGFSAAICHRRMGELYTAVLTGAEPEGRPLPPFRDLLESELAYHTSTHLGRDREFWSSHFSTVPDLISLSGKEPAPARGFLRRTLALPADAAAAARKAVAQAGVTLPTFLLAAMAAYTERLSGIQDLMLTVPVAARAGVRTRTIPGMMANYLPLKMQVTPAMTPSLLLKQASRELARTLKHQRYHVNQIRRDIGVRSDERRPFGGPFVNVLPADPGLRLGDCVTRVRNLSTGITNDLSITVLDEPGGGIELHLNGNPDLYDESGVDTHLHRFAGFLDRFARADPDAPLAHIDVADAQEREELLAAGLGASGLVGAGVVERVRAQAPDAVAVADAAGAVSYADLVGLASALSRRLPAGRVVGVLAGPGSGFISAVLGVLGAGGAYVPLDPTLPLARLRDLVADSGAACVIAAPEFRDVAAELPVDVVELDGTVDTELAPVVGADDDVAYVIFTSGSTGRPKGAMVSRLGMMNHLLAKVEDLGLGASDVVVQNAPLTFDVSVWQMLAPLVVGGQVRVVDRRVAADPETLFGLGMSVLEVVPSLLRAALDFWDAGGPPELAGLRWLVVTGEALPPDLCVRWFGYFPEIPLVNAYGPTECSDDVTHAVLSSVDDVRGVRTPIGLPVRNTRLYVLSDELRPVPAGAAGELYIGGLVVGRGYVGDPAKTGSVFVADPFGEPGTRMYRTGDRVVRRSDGALEFIERRDFQVKIRGHRIELGEIEATLRELPEIADAVVVVRTDDAGTKRLAGYLVGTEPVDIPSVRSELQQRLPDYLVPPAMVVLDAMPLTVHGKVDREALPEPDFAAEAVGRAPRNAVEAILCDVLAEVLTVPKVYIDDNFFALGGDSVSSIQVVSRARKAGLIITPRDLLEARTPAAIAENAVPAGDEVALESVALVELEPEELDELRVGPVEEVLPLAPLQQGMLFHAELDAEGVDFYAVQAIADLEGPLDTAAVRDACATLLTRHTALRGYFRRRRNGEPVQLVAESVELPWTEIDLTVLPEDRRVAELQRLVEEDRLRRFDLARPPLVRFTLIRVAAERYRFLWSAHHIATDGWSVPILIDELAQLYARGATAELPAVPQMRDYLAWLSRQDQEAGRKAWQDLLDGLPGPTRVAPDLPAAANLPATVELVLSESDTAHLYAWAREHELTVSTIVQACWAILVGRLAGQQDVVFGAVASGRPAELPGVETMVGMFVNTVPVRARLDPARPVRELLAELGQQQAAMVSYQHIGQAQLSGAIPDSGELFDTAVVFENVPAGDGGPLVKLGEDVRVVDAVTLDSRHYPLSLVVEPRGSLVFRFDYLREAFGDDRVHALAQQFQALLDTVLGDSDRLLGRIDVVAEPSEAFLLGTPGPVGAGVVERVRTQAPDAVAVVDDSGSVSYAELVGLASALSRRLSPGRVAGVLAGPGIGFISAVLGVLGAGGAYVPLDPTVPLARLQGLVEDSGAACVIAAPEFRELAASLPVDVIELDGVVDTELAPVVGADDDVAYLIFTSGSTGRPKGAMVTRRGMVNHLLAKVEDLALKPSDVLVQNAPLTFDVSVWQMLAPLMVGAQVRAVSRETAADPDALFGLGMSVLEVVPSLLRAALDFWDAGSPPNLDGLRWLVVTGEALPPDLCVRWFEYFPNIPMVNAYGPTECSDDVTHAVLSSVDDAQGLRVPIGLPVRNTRLYVLGDELRPVPPGAAGELYVGGLVVGRGYVGDPVKTGSVFVADPFGEPGTRMYRTGDRVVCRTDGALEFVERRDFQVKIRGHRIELGEIEAGLLAQESVTDAVVIVQGSDATNRHLVGYVAGTARPEDLQAQLAELLPAYMVPSAIVVLDRLPLTAHGKVDRKALPAPENLTGQEKRGPRTPVEEQLTRLYAEVLGLAEAGIDDDFFELGGHSLLATALVSRIRSELNVELPLRDLFEARTVAALAGRLASAGQARAAFRKLDRPDPLPLSYAQQRMWFLNRLEGEHGGYTIPLAVRLSGELDRAALATAVDDLTARHEILRTVFPDTDGVPYQRVLDAGESLRTAPMPTDLMTALDEEVARGFDLATDLPLRSKLFGPAGNGDHILLLVLHHIAGDAWSVDVLARDLATAYEARRSGKTPEWTELPAQYADYSVWQHSLLDDTKDGESARLLKHWRESLAGMPGELALPVDLPRRASAGYHGGTIEFEVPSAVHRGLARLAHEQGASLFMVVQAALATLLTRLGAGTDIPLGSLVAGRPDEAVHDLVGFFVNTLVLRTDTSGDPHFADLVARVRDADLAAYAHQDLPFERLLEATQPARSMSRQPLFGVLLSFYDVPPSEVSLGSLTARPELLAPTHKKFKFDLTFQLGQHKGERGLEGTLEYNADAFTAEAAQLLVDRLTLLLTAAADDPAQPLSRIDLRTSVERATSAASAPEVPDGLLVPGDIGLREQTNRLARALREQGAGPGETVTVDLPPGRDRWAAIFAVLAVGAAWTPSGPSRCTIPADLSGFADTDLEVSLSGAELAYRGEAVFSRASLAATIAALLTELPLTASDRVLAPDTEFAFPVVLAALHVGAVVTVAPAAEIAELASSVDPSVVVVTPSIAKMLALRPGTRVLNFGEAFLDGALNCEGTAASGWLSLVNGRSFAHSRADVFDPSRQAVPRGGRGELYVAGAPTGLPARLRLDGTVEVIREAQVRGFAIPLGQIEAALHRQPSVAAAVVIAEDDLIAYVVPQWERGVDPLALREALAAELPDYLIPTSFTELDAIPVAPDGSLDRAALPAPTAQTHQDTSETVELLRAAFADTLGIADVDVQTGFFELGGNSLQSVRLVALARRAGLRLTVADVLTHGSIERLAALAERAEPDLADLPDPFAPVLPIRPTGSNPPLFCLHAGLGLSLPYLGLAAHLPDRPIYGLQSPGISGTEQFPDSVEQVAEDYLKHIRRIQPHGPYHLLGWSYGGLLAFELAVRLESEGETVGSLSILDSYPQDDSETAPTRHELLVDFLEHVGFHDTDAGTELTPADVIAVLREGDSRLADIGEERMTRVLAVMDNNAALAHRYRPARFTGAVELFVAAEGLTDAEVAERAGRWVPHVAGPVRTHRIDCGHEYLMDPRPQAEVGAVVAETLSTGSEESQ